The DNA window ACTTAATATCCTTGCCAGATAGCCCTTTATTGAAATTCTCCGCATACTCTTTCATCACTTCTCGCGCATAGGCTTTCAGCTTCTGCGGATCATTGCCAATGTGGTCGAGCTCCTTTCCGGAAGGGCTAATATTGATCAGATAGAATTTTGCTTCGGCCTTTTTAAGCTTGGCCACATTGTTGTCAATTCCAGATTTAACCTGGTCGGGCCCGATATCATCCCGGCCCTGGTCAAACCATAATTCATTTTTACCCAGCTTCTGATTTTCCTTTTCTAAATAATCGGTCAGTTGTCCGCAGCTGCCGGTGTTACCGCCCGTTTCACTGGCGGTAATATTTACGTGTGCCATGATCAGATCTGTTTAAGTTGCCGGCGTGTTTCGTCCTGAAGATCTTTCACAAGTCTGGCCTGGGTAATAGAATTTAACCCTTCCCGGATCTGGATGTAATGTTCTATGATCTTGATATAATGATCCTGTAACCGCCCCTTCCCCCTTAGCATGGCATAGACCTCCTTCTGATTCTTCTGTACCTCTAAAAGCACCTCTCTGCTTCCATTTGAAGCTTTAATCATTTCAGTAGCCAGGCTAACAAATTTACCCCGCATTTTTCCTTCCGGAAGCATCTCAAAAAATGCTTCGAACTCAGTACCCAATCCCTGGATCTGCTCCATCTGTATCTTTTGTTCTGCAAGCATCGGCGCTAGGATATCCTTTTCCTGGACTTTGATAAAACTAATGATCCGGTTAATCCCCTGACCGAGCTCTTTCTTCAAAATCTCGTCGCTCAGATCAGCCGGGTCTTTCTTAGACTTGTAAAAATAGTCGACCATTTCAGCAAGTAGATCCTGCTTGCTACGCCCCAGCTTTTCGGCGATTTTACCAAATTTCTCGTCGGTCGTGTCCGTAAAACGGACTGACTTATTGTACTTCTTTTCCATACATGAATATATCATATGATATATCAAAAATGGCTTTATTAATACTTAAAACACATTTATTAAGAGAAAATATATTTTATATATACTGATTTCTGTATTTTATTTTTTTAATTGATTGAAAATCAATTTTTTTGCCTCGCAGAGCAAGAAGAATTATCGCGCAGCGTAATTCCTTCTTGCTTATAAAAATAACAACTTAAATACGACACACAAAACTAAATTTTCCTACAAAAAATAACCAGGCTCTTAAAGAGTCTGGTAGATAGGTTGTTCGGTGTTTTCCGTTCTCAAACTTAATTGGCAATAGCATTTCCATTAGCCAATTATCGAATAGCTACACAGATTGTTTAACCTTTGACTTTTCAACCTCTAAGACCTCCGATAAATTTAGAAATGGTCCTTTATGTTCAGAAAAAGCCTTTGAAGCAGCATCTATCTCTTTTTCTGAAAGAGCATTTTTAATGTATGCCTTAGATGTTTTTGATGATGTTTTCATAATATCTGATCCTGTCTTTTTTGTTTGCTCTCCTGCAGCTTATTGGCCTTATGCTGCCATTTCTTACCACGAATATTACAAATTTTTCGTCTTTATCATTCCCTACACCTACACCGCTGTATCGCTGCTCACCATGTTCGTCTATTTTATCCGGAACAATGATAAAGTTCGGATCAGAAAACACACTTTCAACTTCCTGGACTGTGTTTTCTCTTTCAGGGTGGTCATCTATTACATGTTTTGAATTTCCCATGTCCCACTCGAATTTTAAAGCCATATTTACTAGAACCTATCTGTACGCTTGTTTTCAATGATAATACCGAGACGATTTTGGCCTTTGTCCAATATAAATTTAGCCCGATATAACTACTTACCCAAAAACCCGATGCCAAAATGATTTTCGTGTTTTGGGATCTGCTTCCTTAGTCGTACTATGTGCTGCTGGCAATAATTTAAGCTCCTTATTTTCTTCCCGTAAACCTTTGTTCTCCTCTCTTAAATAATTGATTTCATCCTTCAAAACTTGAATAAGCTCATCCTTAACAGTCAATAAAGGCGTATAGTCTAGTGTATACCCTTGTATAGGCTCTACATTTGCAGGAGTGTATACCCTATTTTCATCTACTTTATCCGGAGCCTTTTTAGGAGGGTACTTATCAAAAAGGTAATTGGTTTGGATCGTGTATAACGAGCCATTTTTCCCCTTTCTTAGTCTAATATATGGTTTGCTATCTGCTTTCTTGCAAAGTCTACGAATAGTTGTTTCGTTTAAACCAGTAGCATTTGCAGCCTCTTTCAAGGTTATATAGTTCATATGCAGGTATACAATTTACAGTATACTGTAAATGTACATGTATAGATATTGTATAGGGCTAAAAAATAAATAAAATATTACTTATTATTAATAAAGTTATTTAACTAACAATTTAGTTAAAATCGCAACATTCTTTTTTCCCTTTCAGTAAATTTGTTTGTTTTTCATTTTTCAAAATTCAATGCTAACGCCCTCTCAAAGATTTTTAAGCGTGCGCGCAGCGACGCAAGCCGAAGGAGTGGGTGGAAAACCAAATTTCAAGATTCTAAAAATTCAAATTTGGTCAACAAACTATATAGTAGTAAAACAATATAGTATTATATAAGGTACTTCTCGAATAAAAGGAGTTTTGGTCAGGTATAAAAGGAGTTTTTGGTCAGGTATGGCGTTTAATAAAAGGAGTTTTAGTCAGGAATATAGTATAACATAATATCATAACTCCTTTTATTGTTTTTATATTTGTGATATAATAAAAGGAGTTTTAGTCAGGGATAAGGGAGTTTTAAGAAAAGACCTCCTTTAAATATAAGATATTGATTATCATGGCCAAAAAGAACGATAAAAGACATACTGCACAAATGACTCTCCCTCTCATCTATGATGAAAAGGAGGTGAAGAAATATGCAAAACAGCACTGGAATGTCACATTTGCTCGGCAAAGAAAAGTGTCGGTATATGCCAAACGAATCATGGCTAATGTAATGGCAATGATAAAAGAAGACGATTCTGATTTACGGCCTTATTATCAAATGCATATATCTGACGTCGTGCCTTCAACTGAAATAGAATTCTATACCAAAGTGAAAAAGGCTTTCGATGAATTAACCGATTTGAAGTGGTTAATTGAAGATATAGAAACTAAGTACTTTGCATTCAGGCATTTACTTGACACAACTAAAACCCTAAAGAATGACGGATTCGAGTGCGC is part of the Dyadobacter sp. NIV53 genome and encodes:
- a CDS encoding replication initiation protein, with product MAKKNDKRHTAQMTLPLIYDEKEVKKYAKQHWNVTFARQRKVSVYAKRIMANVMAMIKEDDSDLRPYYQMHISDVVPSTEIEFYTKVKKAFDELTDLKWLIEDIETKYFAFRHLLDTTKTLKNDGFECAYKDGMITIVLNPALKPYFIELAHYSIYELKHYMHFSSWYSLLDV
- a CDS encoding BrnT family toxin; the protein is MALKFEWDMGNSKHVIDDHPERENTVQEVESVFSDPNFIIVPDKIDEHGEQRYSGVGVGNDKDEKFVIFVVRNGSIRPISCRRANKKDRIRYYENIIKNI
- a CDS encoding BfmA/BtgA family mobilization protein; translated protein: MEKKYNKSVRFTDTTDEKFGKIAEKLGRSKQDLLAEMVDYFYKSKKDPADLSDEILKKELGQGINRIISFIKVQEKDILAPMLAEQKIQMEQIQGLGTEFEAFFEMLPEGKMRGKFVSLATEMIKASNGSREVLLEVQKNQKEVYAMLRGKGRLQDHYIKIIEHYIQIREGLNSITQARLVKDLQDETRRQLKQI